The Pseudomonas sp. MH9.2 genomic interval GCCACCGAGGGCCTGAACAAGCGCTCTATCGGCAAGGTCAGCATGGCGCCCAACGAAGGCCTGGTTGGCCTCGTGGGCACCCGCGAAGAACCGCTGAACCTCGAAAACGCTGCTGATCACCCGCGTTATCGCTACTTTGCCGAGACGGGCGAAGAGCGCTACGCGTCCTTCCTGGGTGCGCCGATCATCCACCACCGTCGTGTGGTCGGCGTATTGGTCATCCAGCAAAAGGAGCGGCGTCAGTTCGACGAGGGCGAAGAAGCCTTCCTCGTGACCATGAGCGCCCAGTTGGCGGGTGTTATCGCCCACGCTGAGGCCACCGGCTCGATCCGTGGGCTGGGCCGTCAGGGCAAAGGCATTCAGGAAGCCCGATTCGTCGGTGTGCCGGGTTCGCCGGGCGCAGCAGTGGGTACGGCTTTCGTCATGTTGCCGCCGGCTGATCTTGAAGTCGTGCCGGACAAAACCGTCAGCGACATCAAAGCCGAACTGGCCTTGTTCCAGAATGCCCTGGAAGGCGTGCGCGGCGACATGCGCTCGCTGTCGGCCAAGCTTGCCACCCAGTTGCGCCCCGAAGAGCGCGCATTGTTCGACGTTTACCTGATGATGCTCGACGACGCTTCGCTGGGCAGCGAAGTGACCGACGTAATCAAGACCGGGCAGTGGGCACAAGGCGCGTTGCGCCAAGTGGTCAGCGAGCACGTCAAACGTTTCGAATTGATGGACGACGCTTACCTGCGTGAGCGGGCGTCCGACGTCAAAGACCTGGGCCGCCGCCTGTTGGCCTATCTCCAGGAGGCGCGCCAGCAGACGCTGGTCTACCCCGATAACACTATTCTGGTCAGCGAAGAGCTGTCACCGGCCATGCTCGGCGAAGTGCCGGAAGGCAAGCTGGTCGGCTTGATCTCGGTACTCGGTTCCGGCAACTCCCACGTCGCGATTCTGGCTCGGGCCATGGGTATCCCCACGGTCATGGGCGTGGTTGATCTGCCGTACTCCAAGGTCGATGGCATTCAGTTGATCGTCGACGGCTACCACGGCGAAGTCTTCACCAACCCCAGCGAGATCATGCGCAAGCAGTACGCCGAGGTGGTTGAAGAAGAACGGCAACTGTCCCAGGGCCTCGATGCCCTGCGTGAGCTGCCGTGTGTGACCCTGGACGGGCATCGCATGCCATTGTGGGTCAACACCGGCCTGCTGGCCGATGTCGCCCGTGCTCAGCAGCGTGGCGCCGAAGGGGTGGGCCTGTACCGCACCGAAGTGCCGTTCATGATCAATCAGCGCTTCCCGAGCGAAAAAGAACAGCTGGCGATTTATCGCGAACAACTGGCGGCCTTTCATCCGCTGCCAGTCACCATGCGCAGCCTGGACATTGGTGGCGACAAATCGCTCTCGTACTTCCCGATCAAGGAAGACAACCCGTTCCTCGGCTGGCGCGGGATTCGCGTTACCCTCGATCACCCGGAAATCTTCCTGGTGCAGACCCGGGCGATGCTCAAGGCCAGCGAAGGCTTGAACAACCTGAAGATCCTGCTGCCCATGATTTCGGGCACCCATGAGCTGGAAGAGGCGCTGCACCTGATCCACCGCGCCTGGGGTGAAGTGCGCGACGAAGGCACCGACGTGCCGATGCCGCCGATTGGCGTGATGATCGAAATCCCGGCAGCGGTTTACCAGACGCGCGAACTGGCGCGTCAGGTGGACTTCCTGTCAGTGGGCTCCAACGACTTGACTCAATATTTGTTGGCGGTCGACCGCAACAACCCGCGTGTAGCCGACCTGTATGACTACCTGCACCCGGCCGTGCTGCAAGCCCTGCAAAATGTAGTGCGCGATGCTCACGCCGAAGGCAAGCCGGTCAGCATCTGCGGTGAAATGGCTGGCGACCCGGCGGCGGCCGTGCTGTTGATGGCGATGGGCTTCGACAGCCTGTCGATGAACGCCACCAACCTGCCGAAAGTGAAGTGGATGTTGCGTCAGATCAACCTGAGCAAAGCCAAGGAACTGCTGGCGCAGTTGATGACCATCGACAACCCGCAAGTGATCCACAGCTCCCTGCAACTGGCCCTGAAAAACCTGGGCCTGTCGCGGATGATCAACCCGGCATCGGTGAAAGGGCATTGACCTTTAGCGCCTGACACTCAGCCATCGCGGGCAAGCACAGGGTGTCCCCACGCTCTTACAAGGTGCTGCGGCTTACTGTAGATACCGTCCGCCAGTTTAGGGTCAAACCCAAACCTGCCGGAAGCCCGTGCCGGGCTTATTCGCAGACAAGTCAGCTCCTACCTATCAAAAGCATTGTGCCCACACGGTCTCAGCTTCTGGCCGCTATGCCGTAGGAGCAGACTTGTCTGCGAAAGGCCGGGGTCTTCGGTCGGACCCCGGCCCGATTCGCAGCCTTCGGCAGCGCCTGCAAGGGAGTGACACCAACGCCCTAAACCCGCAACTCAACCTCACCCAAGTGCCCGCCATAGGGCCCGAAACTGTGCTCGACGAAGTGGCGGCTGCCGTCGGCGTTGACGATCAGCGCGCTGCTGGCGCGGGTGCCGTAGCTGGGGCTGGCGATGAATACGCTCGACAGTAAGCTCTCGGTGGCCAGGCCCACGCCGGTATCGGGCAATTCAGCGAACGGCGCTGTCGCCGGATCTCGCAGCAAGGTCAGAAGCCCCGACGGCTGCGGGTCGTCCAGCTGCGCGACCAGGGCGGCCTTGGCCTTCAGCAGTTTCGGCCACGGCGTATCCAGGCTTGCGTTCGACACGCCATAGACGCCTTCCTCCAGGCGTTGCGGGTGCGGATTCACGGCGCTCAGGTAATACAGCGCTTCGGCATTCCCGAGCAACAGATTGAAGCCCGCGTACTCATCGGAGCGGCCCACCACTTCGGCCAGATAGTCCTCCATCGATTGCTCGCCACACAGAAATTGCGCCACCAGCTCGCCTCGAGAGCGACGCCCCAGCGGCTGATTCGGGTTGCGGATATTGGTCAAGGCGGCAAAGCGCCCATCAGCGCCGATACCCAGCCAGGTTCCACCCGCCTCAAGGTCACGTCCGGCATATACGTCGGGTGCCTCTGGCCACTGGGCCAGCGGCACGGTCGGGCGCGCATAAAACTCATCGCGATTGGCGGCGACGACCAATGGCTGGCGATGAGCAGGGCGCCAGGCGAAGACAATCAGGCACATGCGGGACTCCTTTTTTCTTCACTCTACCTTACGGATCAAGCGTACATCACATCGCTCACCGCTAGAGCTGAGTGCCGTGCTTCCGTTACCATGCCTGACTGATTTGAGGGACACCCATGGAATTCCTGCTCTATTTGCTATTGGGCGCCGGCGCCGGCGTGCTGGCGGGGCTGTTTGGTGTGGGTGGCGGGATCATCATCGTTCCGGTGTTGGTCTACAGTTTCACCCTGCAAGGCTTCGATCCGTCGATATTGACCCACCTGGCAGTTGGCACATCGCTGGCAACCATCATTTTTACCTCGATCAACGCGGTGCGCGAGCATCACCGTCTCGGCGCGGTGCGCTGGGCAATTTTTATCTGGATGACCGTGGGTATCCTCGTGGGGGCCGGGTTTGGCGCGCTGACGGCAAAAGCCATCGCCGGCCCGCACCTGCAAAAGATCATTGGCGTGTTCGCCGTGTTGGTGGCCTTGCAGTTATTTGCCGAGTTCAAGCCCAAGGCCAGTCGCGGCGTGCCGGGCAAGGTGGGTCTGACACTCGCGGGCACTGTTCTCGGCTGGGCCTCGGCCATCTTTGGCATCGGTGGCGGCTCGCTGACCGTGCCGTTTCTGGTCTGGCGCAGCGTGCCGATGCGGCAGGCAGTCGCAACCTCGTCGGCCTGTGGCTTCCCGATTGCGGTGGCCAGCGCCTTGAGCTTCATGATCCTGGGCTGGCATGACCCGCGGTTGCCTGCGCACAGCCTGGGGTTCATCTACTTGCCGGCGCTGCTGGGTATCGCCTTGACCAGTATGATTTTTGCGCGCTTCGGCGCCCGACTGGCGCATACACTGTCGCCACGCTTGTTGAAACGAATGTTCGCCGCGCTGCTGCTGTGCGTGGGTATAAGCTTTCTGGTTCAGTAGCTCTAGTGACTAGAGCGTTTTATTTGAGGAGTCGCAATGCTGCCTTACCCGCAGATTGATCCGGTTGCATTGGCCATTGGCCCGCTGAAAATCCATTGGTACGGCTTGATGTACCTGGTTGGTATTGGCGGTGCATGGTTACTCGCTTCACGCCGTCTGAACCGTTTCGACCCGACCTGGACCAAGGAAAAGCTCTCCGATCTGATCTTTTGGCTCGCCATGGGCGTGATTGTCGGCGGCCGACTGGGTTACGTGCTGTTCTACGATTTGAGCGCGTATATCGCCAATCCACTGTTGATTTTCGAAGTCTGGAAAGGCGGTATGGCATTCCACGGCGGGTTTATCGGCGTGATGCTGGCGGCCTGGTGGTTCGGCAAACGCAACGGCAAGTCGTTCTTCGAGTTGATGGATTTTGTCGCGCCGATGGTGCCGATTGGTTTGGGGGCCGGGCGCATTGGCAACTTCATCAACGCCGAGTTATGGGGCAAACCGACCGATGTGCCGTGGGCGATGGTCTTCCCGCCGTTCAGCGATCCGGCGCAGTTGGCGCGTCATCCGTCGCAGCTGTATCAGTTCGCTCTGGAAGGCGTGGCGCTGTTCCTGATTCTCTGGCTGTTCTCGCGTAAACCGCGCCCAACGATGGCCGTTTCGGGGATGTTCGCCCTGTTTTACGGGATTTTCCGTTTTGTCGTCGAGTTCGTTCGCGTGCCGGATGTGCAACTGGGCTATCTGGCCTGGGGCTGGGTCACCATGGGGCAGATCCTTAGCCTGCCGATGATCATCGGTGGTCTGTTGTTGATCTGGCTGGCTTATCACCGCGCTCCCTCGGCCAAAAACGCTGCGGTTTAACACTAAACGCCGGGGATACTGCCCGGCGAGTTCACCGATACAGGTAATTTATGAAGCAATATCTGGATTTAGTCGCCCATGTGATCAAGAACGGGACCTTGCAGGCCAACCGTACCGGAGTGAAGACCATCAGCTTCCCCGGCGCGATGTTGCGTTATGACCTGAAGGAAGGTTTCCCGGCGATCACCACCCGGCGCATGGCCTTCAAATCGGCTGTCGGCGAAATGGTCGGCTTCCTGCGCGGGGTGAATAACGCCGCCGAATTCCGTGCGCTGGGCTGTAAAGTCTGGGACCAGAACGCCAACGAAAACGCGCAGTGGCTGGACAATCCGTTCCGCAAGGGCGAAGACGATCTGGGCGAAATCTACGGTGTGCAGTGGCGTAAATGGCCAGCCTACAAAAGGATTGAGAGCAGCAATCCTGCGGCCATCGAACGGGCAATCAGTCAGGGTTATCAGCAGATCGCTCAGTCCGAAGAAGACGGCCAGGCCTACGTCGTGTTGTACAAGGCCATCGACCAGATTCGCCAGTGCGTCGACACCATCATCAAAGACCCTGGCAGCCGCCGGATTTTGTTCCACGGCTGGAACTGCGCTCAGCTCGATGAAATGGCGCTGCCGCCGTGCCACCTGCTCTACCAGTTCCACGCGAACCAGGAGACTCGCGAGATCTCCCTGACGCTGTACATACGCTCCAACGATCTCGGACTGGGCACGCCGTTCAACCTGACCGAAGGCGCGGCGTTGCTGTCGTTGATTGGTCGCTTGACCGGTTACACGCCGCGCTGGTTCACCTATTTCATCGGTGATGCCCACGTCTATGAAAACCATCTGGACATGCTCAACGAACAGCTCAAGCGCGAGCCATTCCCGGCACCGCAATTGGTGATCTCCGAGCGTGTGCCCGCGTTCGCCCAGACCGGTGTGTATCAGCCTGAGTGGCTGGAGCTGATCGAACCAGGCGATTTTACGCTGGAAGGGTACGAGCACCATCCGGCGATGACGGCACCGATGGCGGTGTGATGCGTTGTGGCTGATCGCTCTCACAGGACTTTCGAGATCTTTGTGGGAGCGAATGCATTGGCAAATGTCTCGACGCGGTGTGTCTTGATGCAACGCGATCAATGCCCGTGGCTTCTTCCCACATGAGAGTGTTCACTCTCTGCCGCCACAACCCCTCCGCTGGCTTCCAGCTGCTGCAAGATCCCGCAATGCTCCAGGGTGCCATCGATGCAGCGCTGACGCAGCTCCAGTAGCTGTGCCTGCAACGCTTGCAGGCTCGCCACCCGGGCGTTGACATGCTGGATGTGCTCGTCGATCAGCGCATTGACGTTCTCGCACTGGTCTTGCGGGCTGTCGCGCAGGCTTAGCAGGCTGCGAATTTCTTCGAGGGTCATGTCCAGGCTGCGACAGTTGCGGATGAACGTCAGCCGTTCGACATGCGCCTGGGTGTAGAGCCGATAGTTGCCATCGCTGCGTGCGGGCGGCGGCAGCAGGCCTTCGCGTTCGTAATAGCGGATGGTTTCTACCTGGCAATCCGTCAGTTTTGCCAGCTCGCCAATCTTCATGGGGATTAATCTCGTTTACGCGCTTGACCCTATAGTGGCTACAGGGTGTTCACTTGGCAACAAGCACCTTCAAGGACTCGATGATGAGCCGCTCTGAACATCCGCATTCCGAACACGACCATTCTGAACATCGCCACGCCAAGCCCCATGCGGCGGCTGATCATGCGCACACCTGCTGTTCGTCAGCCGCCACACCTGCGGTCGTCCAGTTCAACGAATCCGCTTCGTCCTCGGCGCAGTTCAGCAGCTTTCGTATCGAGCAAATGGATTGTCCTACCGAGCAGACGCTGATCCAGAACAAGCTGGGCAAGCTGGCGGGGGTGCACAAGCTCGAGTTCAATTTGATCAATCGCCTGCTGGGCGTCTGGCACGAGTTGCCGTCTACCGATCCAATCTGCGAAGCGATCAGCTCGCTGGGCATGCACGCCGAGCCCGTTGAGAAGGGTGCCAGTGCCGATGCGACTGCTCCTGCGCCGGTGAAAAAACCGTGGTGGCCGCTGGCGTTGTCGGGCGTGGCCGCGTTGGCGTCTGAAGTGATCCATTTTGCCCAGTTGGCACCCAACTGGGTGGTAGCGCTGGTGGCGTTGGTCGCGATTGTGAGTGGTGGCCTGAGCACCTACAAAAGGGGCTGGATTGCCCTGAAAAACTTCAACCTGAACATTAATGCGTTGATGAGCATCGCCGTGACCGGTGCGTTGTTGATTGGTCAATGGCCGGAAGCGGCCATGGTGATGTTCCTGTTCACCGTGGCTGAGTTGATCGAAGCCAAGTCTCTGGATCGGGCGCGTAACGCCATCGGTGGCTTGATGCAGCTGACCCCCGAGTCGGCCACCGTGCAGCAGGCCGACGGTACATGGCTCAAGCAAGAGGTGAAAACCGTCGAGTTGGGTGCGCTGTTGCGCGTGCGGCCGGGCGAGCGAATCGGGCTGGACGGTGAAGTGGTCTCGGGTAACTCGACCATCGACCAGGCACCGATCACCGGAGAAAGCCTGCCGGTAGAAAAAGCCGCTGGGGACAAAGTCTTCGCGGGCACCATCAATCAGGCGGGCTCGCTGGAATATCGGGTGACTGCAGCGGCGAATCACTCAACGCTGGCGCGGATCATTCATGCAGTCGAAGCGGCTCAAAGTGCGCGTGCGCCGACTCAACGGTTTGTCGACAGCTTCTCTAGAATCTACACCCCGGCGGTCTTCCTGCTGGCCTTGGCTGTGGCGCTGATCCCTCCGCTATTGATGGGCGCTATCTGGTTCGACTGGATCTACCGTGCGCTGGTGCTGTTGGTGGTCGCTTGCCCCTGTGCGCTGGTGATTTCCACCCCGGTGACCATCGTCAGCGGGCTGGCGGCAGCCGCGCGCAAGGGCATTCTGGTCAAGGGCGGGGTGTACCTGGAAAACGGGCACAGGCTCGACTATCTGGCGCTGGATAAAACCGGGACCATTACCCACGGCAAGCCCGTGCAGACTGATTACCTGGCGTTAGGCCCCGATGCCCCGGGGATCAGCGACATCACGCGGAGCATCGCTGCCAGTCTGGCCAGCCGCTCCGATCACCCTGTGTCGCAGGCCATTGCCAAAGCCTCGGCTGAGCAGTCATTGACCCTGCATGAGGTCCAGGCGTTCGAAGCCCTGGCCGGTCGTGGTGTGCGCGGTGAGGTGGGTGGTCAGCTTTATCACTTGGGCAATCACCGGTTGGTAGAAGAACTTGGCCTGTGTTCGCCGGAGTTGGAGCTAAAGCTCGACGCAATGGAGCGCCAGGGGAAATCCGTGGTGCTGCTGTGTGATTCCCTCGGCCCGATAGCACTGTTCGCGGTTGCCGATACGGTCAAGGAAAGCAGCCGTGAGGCGATTCGCGAATTGCACGCGCTGGGCATCAAAACCATGATGCTGACCGGCGACAATCCGCATACCGCGAAGGCGATTGCTGATGTGGTCGGTATCGATCAGGCGCAGGGCAACCTGTTGCCAGCAGACAAACTGCAGGCCATCGAAGCGCTTTATGCGCGGGGTCATCGCGTGGGCATGGTCGGAGACGGCATCAACGATGCGCCAGCCCTGGCTCGCGCCGAGATTGGTTTCGCGATGGCGGCGGCGGGGACTGACACTGCAATCGAAACCGCCGATGTCGCCTTGATGGACGATGATCTGCGCAAGATTCCGGCCTTTATTCGCCTGTCACGTCAGACGTCGGCGATTCTCAAGCAGAATATTATTCTCGCTTTGGTGATCAAGGCGGTGTTCCTGATCGTCACCTTCGCCGGCATGGCAACCATGTGGATGGCCGTGTTTGCCGACATGGGCGTCAGCCTGCTGGTGGTGTTCAACGGGTTGCGGTTGCTCAGGAAATAGCGGTCGCCTGACATGATGCTTTCGCGATGTCAGCCTGGATAGCGCTTCTGTCCCCAGTCGATCAGCGTTTGCAGCAGGTTTTGCAGCACCTCTTGTGTGGGCTCGGCCAGGTCTGGGCGGTACTTGAAGGGTTCGAACTCTTCCATGTAGGTGTTTTGCACCAGTTCCAGCTGCACGGCATGGATGTTGTTGGCAGGGTCACCGTAATGGCGGGTGATGTGGCCGCCCTTGAAGCGTCCGTTGAGGACATGGGTGTAATCGGTGGCTGATGCGCAGGTCGCTTCCAGCTCGCGGGCCAGTGTTGTGTCGCAGCTGGCGCCGTTGAACGTACCGAGGTTGAAGTCCGGCAGGCGGCCTTCGAACAGGTGCGCAATCTCGCCCCGAATGGAATGCGCATCGAACAGCAGCGCATAGCCGAATTCGTCACGCAGCCGCGCCAGTTCGTGCTGCAACCTTTGGTGATACGGGGTCCAAATCAGCGCAAGGTAGCGGGCGCGCTCTTCAGCGCTGGGTGCCAGGCCTTCGCGGAACAGCGGCGAGCCGTCAAACAGCGTCGCCGGGAACAGCCCTGTGGTCGCGCCGGCATACAACGGCTTGTCATCGGCCGGGCGATTGAGGTCGATGACGAAACGCGAATACTCGGCCGCCAGGGTGCTGGCGCCGAGTTCGCCGGCGAAATCATACAGCTGCGGGATGTGCCAGTCGGTGTCTGGCAGGCTTTGCGCTGCGTCCACCAGGCCCGCTTCGACCGCCGGGGTCAGGCGCAATCCAGCATGGGGCATGCTGACCAGCAAGGGCAGCCGGCCACGTTTGAAATCCAGAACCTTATTCACACCTACCTCCTGAGTATCACACCAGTGATTCGGCGCCGTGACGCACGATCCGCTTGTCCAGATCGCCGCCCAGCCAGTAAGCCAGGTCCGCTGGCCGTTCAATCTTCCACGCCACGAAGTCGGCGATTTTGCCCACTTCCAGCGAACCATGGGTATCGCCCAGCCCCAGCGCTTTGGCGGCGTTGAGGGTGACGCCCGCCAGGGCCTCTTCCGGGGTCATGCGGAACAGCGTACACGCTATGTTCAGCATCAAGCGCAACGACAGGGCCGGCGAAGTGCCGGGGTTCAGGTCGGTGGCTATCGCGATGTTGACCCCGTATTTACGCAGCGCGTCCATGGGTGGCAATCGGGTTTCCCGAAGAAAGTAGAAGGCTCCCGGCAGCAGCACTGCGACGGTGCCAGACGCGGCCATGGCGATGGCATCGTCTTCGGTCATGAACTCCAGATGATCCGCCGACAACGCGTGATAGCGCGCCGCGAGGCTGGAGCCGCCCAGGGATGACAGCTGCTCGGCGTGCAGTTTCACCGGCAGGCCCAATTGAGCCGCAGTGATAAACACCTGCTCAACCTGCGCGGGCGAGAACGCCAGGTATTCGCAGAACGCATCCACCGCGTCCACCAGACCTTCCGCCGCCAGTGCCGGGAGCATCTCGTGGCAGATATGGTCGATGTAGTCGTCGGCGCGGTTGGCGTATTCCGGCGGCAAGGCGTGGGCGGCCAGGCACGTACTGCGTACCGTGACCGGGAGCACTGCACCCAGCCGACGGATCACCCGCAGAATTTTGCGCTCACTGGCCAGGTCCAGGCCGTAGCCGGATTTGATTTCCACCGTGGTCACACCGTCGCGGAGCAAGCGCTTGAGACGCTGCTCTGCACTGGCGAAGAGTTGATCTTCGCTGGCGGCGCGGGTGGCGCGTACGGTACTGGCGATGCCGCCACCGGCCGCCGCGATCTCTGCGTAGCTCACGCCTTGCAAGCGCTGCTCGAATTCGCCGCTGCGGTTACCGCCAAAAACCGTGTGCGTGTGACAGTCGATCAGGCCTGGCGTGACCCAGGCACCGCCCAGGTCGACGACGTTGGTATGGTCGTACGCGGGTTGTTCAGCCTGCGGGCCGATCCACTCGATGTGCTCGCCTGACGTCATGATCGCGGCATCCTCGATGATCGAGTACTTACCTTGCGCCATGGTCGCAACGTGACAGTGTTGCCAGAGCGTTTTCATCTGCGGCCTCCGAGGTCAGTGAGGTGAGAAAAGAGAAGGTTCAGACACTAATCGCGCCTTTGGTGTGCCCGGTTTGACCCAGATCCGGTAGGCAATCACCAGCAGCACGATCCATATCGCACCGACGATCAGTGCCGCCCGGCTGTCCGGGAAATAACCCAGCACGCCAAATATGAACAGCATGAACAGGATCGCCGCCGCCGGGGCATAGGGCCAGAACGGCACCGGGAATTTCAGTTGCGCGACCTCTTTGCTGTCCATTGAACGACGCATGGCGACCTGCGTAAACAGGATCATCAGCCAGACCCAGACCGTGGCGAACGTCGCGATGGACGCTATCACGAGGAACACGTTTTCCGGGATCACATAGTTGAGAACCACGCCGCCAAGCAGGGATGCACCCATGACCAGCACGCTCATCCATGGCACACCCTGGCGCGACAGTCGGGCAAAGCTTTTCGGCGCCTGGCCTTGCTCGGCGAGGCCATACATCATGCGTCCGGCACCGAAAATGTCGCTGTTGATCGCCGATACCGCAGCTGAAATCACCACGATATTGAGAATGGTCGCGGCCGAGGAAATGCCCAGTTTGTCGAAAATCTGCACGAATGGACTGCCTTGGGTC includes:
- the ptsP gene encoding phosphoenolpyruvate--protein phosphotransferase, whose protein sequence is MLNTLRKIVQEVNSAKDLKAALGIIVLRVKEAMGSQVCSVYLLDPESNRFVLMATEGLNKRSIGKVSMAPNEGLVGLVGTREEPLNLENAADHPRYRYFAETGEERYASFLGAPIIHHRRVVGVLVIQQKERRQFDEGEEAFLVTMSAQLAGVIAHAEATGSIRGLGRQGKGIQEARFVGVPGSPGAAVGTAFVMLPPADLEVVPDKTVSDIKAELALFQNALEGVRGDMRSLSAKLATQLRPEERALFDVYLMMLDDASLGSEVTDVIKTGQWAQGALRQVVSEHVKRFELMDDAYLRERASDVKDLGRRLLAYLQEARQQTLVYPDNTILVSEELSPAMLGEVPEGKLVGLISVLGSGNSHVAILARAMGIPTVMGVVDLPYSKVDGIQLIVDGYHGEVFTNPSEIMRKQYAEVVEEERQLSQGLDALRELPCVTLDGHRMPLWVNTGLLADVARAQQRGAEGVGLYRTEVPFMINQRFPSEKEQLAIYREQLAAFHPLPVTMRSLDIGGDKSLSYFPIKEDNPFLGWRGIRVTLDHPEIFLVQTRAMLKASEGLNNLKILLPMISGTHELEEALHLIHRAWGEVRDEGTDVPMPPIGVMIEIPAAVYQTRELARQVDFLSVGSNDLTQYLLAVDRNNPRVADLYDYLHPAVLQALQNVVRDAHAEGKPVSICGEMAGDPAAAVLLMAMGFDSLSMNATNLPKVKWMLRQINLSKAKELLAQLMTIDNPQVIHSSLQLALKNLGLSRMINPASVKGH
- a CDS encoding NRDE family protein; amino-acid sequence: MCLIVFAWRPAHRQPLVVAANRDEFYARPTVPLAQWPEAPDVYAGRDLEAGGTWLGIGADGRFAALTNIRNPNQPLGRRSRGELVAQFLCGEQSMEDYLAEVVGRSDEYAGFNLLLGNAEALYYLSAVNPHPQRLEEGVYGVSNASLDTPWPKLLKAKAALVAQLDDPQPSGLLTLLRDPATAPFAELPDTGVGLATESLLSSVFIASPSYGTRASSALIVNADGSRHFVEHSFGPYGGHLGEVELRV
- a CDS encoding sulfite exporter TauE/SafE family protein, coding for MEFLLYLLLGAGAGVLAGLFGVGGGIIIVPVLVYSFTLQGFDPSILTHLAVGTSLATIIFTSINAVREHHRLGAVRWAIFIWMTVGILVGAGFGALTAKAIAGPHLQKIIGVFAVLVALQLFAEFKPKASRGVPGKVGLTLAGTVLGWASAIFGIGGGSLTVPFLVWRSVPMRQAVATSSACGFPIAVASALSFMILGWHDPRLPAHSLGFIYLPALLGIALTSMIFARFGARLAHTLSPRLLKRMFAALLLCVGISFLVQ
- the lgt gene encoding prolipoprotein diacylglyceryl transferase — its product is MLPYPQIDPVALAIGPLKIHWYGLMYLVGIGGAWLLASRRLNRFDPTWTKEKLSDLIFWLAMGVIVGGRLGYVLFYDLSAYIANPLLIFEVWKGGMAFHGGFIGVMLAAWWFGKRNGKSFFELMDFVAPMVPIGLGAGRIGNFINAELWGKPTDVPWAMVFPPFSDPAQLARHPSQLYQFALEGVALFLILWLFSRKPRPTMAVSGMFALFYGIFRFVVEFVRVPDVQLGYLAWGWVTMGQILSLPMIIGGLLLIWLAYHRAPSAKNAAV
- a CDS encoding thymidylate synthase, whose translation is MKQYLDLVAHVIKNGTLQANRTGVKTISFPGAMLRYDLKEGFPAITTRRMAFKSAVGEMVGFLRGVNNAAEFRALGCKVWDQNANENAQWLDNPFRKGEDDLGEIYGVQWRKWPAYKRIESSNPAAIERAISQGYQQIAQSEEDGQAYVVLYKAIDQIRQCVDTIIKDPGSRRILFHGWNCAQLDEMALPPCHLLYQFHANQETREISLTLYIRSNDLGLGTPFNLTEGAALLSLIGRLTGYTPRWFTYFIGDAHVYENHLDMLNEQLKREPFPAPQLVISERVPAFAQTGVYQPEWLELIEPGDFTLEGYEHHPAMTAPMAV
- the cadR gene encoding Cd(II)/Pb(II)-responsive transcriptional regulator, translating into MKIGELAKLTDCQVETIRYYEREGLLPPPARSDGNYRLYTQAHVERLTFIRNCRSLDMTLEEIRSLLSLRDSPQDQCENVNALIDEHIQHVNARVASLQALQAQLLELRQRCIDGTLEHCGILQQLEASGGVVAAESEHSHVGRSHGH
- a CDS encoding heavy metal translocating P-type ATPase, producing MMSRSEHPHSEHDHSEHRHAKPHAAADHAHTCCSSAATPAVVQFNESASSSAQFSSFRIEQMDCPTEQTLIQNKLGKLAGVHKLEFNLINRLLGVWHELPSTDPICEAISSLGMHAEPVEKGASADATAPAPVKKPWWPLALSGVAALASEVIHFAQLAPNWVVALVALVAIVSGGLSTYKRGWIALKNFNLNINALMSIAVTGALLIGQWPEAAMVMFLFTVAELIEAKSLDRARNAIGGLMQLTPESATVQQADGTWLKQEVKTVELGALLRVRPGERIGLDGEVVSGNSTIDQAPITGESLPVEKAAGDKVFAGTINQAGSLEYRVTAAANHSTLARIIHAVEAAQSARAPTQRFVDSFSRIYTPAVFLLALAVALIPPLLMGAIWFDWIYRALVLLVVACPCALVISTPVTIVSGLAAAARKGILVKGGVYLENGHRLDYLALDKTGTITHGKPVQTDYLALGPDAPGISDITRSIAASLASRSDHPVSQAIAKASAEQSLTLHEVQAFEALAGRGVRGEVGGQLYHLGNHRLVEELGLCSPELELKLDAMERQGKSVVLLCDSLGPIALFAVADTVKESSREAIRELHALGIKTMMLTGDNPHTAKAIADVVGIDQAQGNLLPADKLQAIEALYARGHRVGMVGDGINDAPALARAEIGFAMAAAGTDTAIETADVALMDDDLRKIPAFIRLSRQTSAILKQNIILALVIKAVFLIVTFAGMATMWMAVFADMGVSLLVVFNGLRLLRK
- the hutG gene encoding N-formylglutamate deformylase, producing MNKVLDFKRGRLPLLVSMPHAGLRLTPAVEAGLVDAAQSLPDTDWHIPQLYDFAGELGASTLAAEYSRFVIDLNRPADDKPLYAGATTGLFPATLFDGSPLFREGLAPSAEERARYLALIWTPYHQRLQHELARLRDEFGYALLFDAHSIRGEIAHLFEGRLPDFNLGTFNGASCDTTLARELEATCASATDYTHVLNGRFKGGHITRHYGDPANNIHAVQLELVQNTYMEEFEPFKYRPDLAEPTQEVLQNLLQTLIDWGQKRYPG
- the hutI gene encoding imidazolonepropionase — protein: MKTLWQHCHVATMAQGKYSIIEDAAIMTSGEHIEWIGPQAEQPAYDHTNVVDLGGAWVTPGLIDCHTHTVFGGNRSGEFEQRLQGVSYAEIAAAGGGIASTVRATRAASEDQLFASAEQRLKRLLRDGVTTVEIKSGYGLDLASERKILRVIRRLGAVLPVTVRSTCLAAHALPPEYANRADDYIDHICHEMLPALAAEGLVDAVDAFCEYLAFSPAQVEQVFITAAQLGLPVKLHAEQLSSLGGSSLAARYHALSADHLEFMTEDDAIAMAASGTVAVLLPGAFYFLRETRLPPMDALRKYGVNIAIATDLNPGTSPALSLRLMLNIACTLFRMTPEEALAGVTLNAAKALGLGDTHGSLEVGKIADFVAWKIERPADLAYWLGGDLDKRIVRHGAESLV